The genomic window AACACATTTGATGAACAATTCCACGGCTTGATTGTCAAATTGACGCGCACTGAGATTGCCCCCAAAAATAGTCTTAAAGCGGAACATGGTAGTTTCAGCAATCGAACGACGATGATAGC from Synechococcales cyanobacterium T60_A2020_003 includes these protein-coding regions:
- a CDS encoding IS5/IS1182 family transposase, giving the protein YHRRSIAETTMFRFKTIFGGNLSARQFDNQAVELFIKCVALNRMIQIAKPDSYKVEG